ATTCCCTGGTGGACATGCAGGCGGTGGAGGTCCTCGGGTCTGGATACACCAAACTGGTTGTCAAAGTGAATCTAGCCGGAGGTCAGCCCGTGGCGTTGAAGCTCGTCAACGAGCAGGGCATAGACATGGGCAAGTGTGTGAAGGATTTTAAAGACCCGCAAGGCTGCCGCGAGCTCGTTTCTTACAAGTTGAAGAAAGAAATAGtcctgctgcagaggctgcagcatcCAAACGTCATTAAGGTAAAGTGCTCCCTCTGTCTGCTTGGTGTGCACACatttaatgactttttaaaaactttcTGGAGTTCCGGTTCATGCTTAAATGCCACAGCAACATTGTAGACAATGTATTAGATTTCAAAATTAAAGACAGTGAGGCATTAGAGGCTCACGTTTGAACACTGGTGCGGCTGCTGGAGTGTTATTAAGATTTTCCATAATCCATGTACCACTGCTCACATTTTCCTTTGTCTCGCACACACtgagctggatgaaaggcctcaTTGGCTCTGCAGGACCTTCCCatgtaattaaattaaattcactGACCCTCTTCTGACCTCTGGGTCCAGTTTGGCAGGAGCAGACAATGtggctctgtcctctctgctatCCCTGGTTTCATCTGAAACCCCCTGCGCTTATTCACTCAAACCATTACAACCCAATTCAGGACTAGTTTGAAAGAAGCGGATGAGTTTCTTTCTCACCTCTGGTAGTCGTGTGACGGTGGTGTGTGCCCCAACGGCTCAATGATTTATTACTCAAATGCACACAGCACGTTCCTCCTGTGGGCTACTGTGATTTCACTGACACACGTCTGAGCTGCTGAGAGCACCTTTGGCAGAACATCATGTCCTCTTAATTTCCTCATACGCTCAGAACTTTTAGACACATTCTTTTGCTCCTTTCTGCCGagttgaaatgtgaaaacaaacagcagcttaatGATCCTTTTTTTAAACCACTGTGACTAACCACAGTTGTTCTTCACTCCACAGCTCAAAGGTCACTGTGCGGGAgatgcaggaggaagaggaggagagggaggaagagtcACAGTCATTCTCGAGCAGGGGAATCCTCTCCAGATGATCCAGCTGCTCCAGAGTCCCTGGGAGGACAGATTCAGGGTAAGCATGTTAGCTCTCCTCGTCCAGCTGTTGATGGGCATGCTCTGCCATTCATCCGTTGTGCAACGCTGCACACTGTGAGTCCGAAAGTCACACATGttgcacacagtgtgtgtgtgagcctgccTGCTGCTTTTGGGAGGAGAGATGACGGTTGAAAGATGAGGGAGGCGGACATTTGAAACTCCTGGAGGTCCGACATCTGTCCCTCAGTGTATTTGATCAGGCCGTGGCTGGAATGGAGATGGGTCCTGGAGTTAATCCACTGCAGGCTAGGAATGTCATCTCAtccttcactcacacacacacacacacacacacacacacacacacacacacacgcatggaCAGAGCTTTAGTCAACCCCCATCACAGGTATGCTCACAGTGGGAGTCAATAGAGGCTGAATTAACACCGCAGGGATCCaagtgtgtgtattactcacattgtggggacatacaTCTATTTACACAGCCATAATGTGGGGACTCGTCTTCGTTAAGGGGACAAAATGCATgtcctcataatgtaaatcattaaattttagatttgagacttgggttaaggttatATTGAGGTTAGGTTcgggttaggtttaggtttaggctTGTAGTGGTTCTGGTtttggttagggtaagtctccaggaaatgaatgtataTCTGTGTAATGTTCCCAGAAGTtctggaaacacaactgtgtatgtgtgtgtgtgtgtgtgtgtgtgtgtgtgtgtgtgtgttcacgcatgaatgtgtttgaaagagaaagaaaggccgaatggaagagaaaaaaaatatgccAGAGCAtgcatgctttgtttttggATTAGCTAAAGTAACATCACAGTCTGCGAGTATCATCTCAACTATGGGCCTCATTTTGCCGCATCACCCAAATAGCCGTTCATAATACCCCCCTCGAGCTGCTCGGCCCCTCTCAGCTACAGTGCATCTGCGCAGGCTACAGTAATCCAGCGGTGTTTGGTTTCACCCAGCCCTGTTATTACTGCACTTCGATCCCTCCAAGTGACGTCCAGGAGACTCGGAGCATGAGCTAACACTGCAGCTATGTTTGTAGTGTGACAGGATCATTTCATGGTCTGTCAGTGCGTGGCTAATGCCTTTATTTTTCCTCTAGTAGCCtacttattttctctttctgtttttattatagGATTTAAAGAGTACTATAAAAACAGTCTCAGGAAATGGCTTGCAAATGTGGTCGATGAAACGTCTTAAAAGCAATATAACACTGTTTTTGTGAGGCTGCAGGTTTTTATATTTTGCCGTTTTTAGCTATATAATGAAATTTAATTACTTTGTCCAGTGTGTGACCTTTTCAGGAAGAAAACAAGTCAATTTTTAGCTTGAGTGACAATAAGTTTTggttatttcaacattttttaaaggtttttatttGACAAAAAGTCAAAGGGAGCCACGTAATCCTCCAATTTCtgttgaaacaaaaaaatgtaaccaAATTTTGGAGCTACAGGTAGGGCTGCGGCcaacatctgttttcatttatcagccttttttaaaaattggATCAATCAAGTTATTAACGGCTGGAATGACTAATCAGTCAGTCACTGCGCCGGCTTACAGCCATGGGTGGAGACATCTGTTTGATTAGATTtgtgaccacacaaaacacatttttgaccataaGTCAAGAATGCATACAGTAATTGCAATTACACACAaaattcacacaaatgtctcacaggGTAAAATGATGAGGTGATGCCATTTtgtatccaaaaggtcaaaggtcaacttcactgtgacatcataatgttctgcaaaaacacttttctgaccattattcaacaccataactcaaaAGGAGAgactgtgaccatgtttcacatttggtcagatactgagtTTGTGTCCACCTTGAAGCTGTGCTGATTGCACAGATCGTCTGTGCTGTCGGGTTGAAGGTGTGTGCAAAGTGCTGATACTAAGCTTCAGTTGAATGCCGTTGCTtcgtgtgatgaagctctctatcagtcttCTGCACTCCTCTGtaaaaacagtctctaagtgaagacaacaTTTTTCTAACTGGAAATtgttcactggaatcatacatgtcaacataatgataacttccatttcaaTAAGAAAGACACCTTTCAtcaaattccttcaaagtcttaGCTGCATGAATCATATGAGTCTGGTTAGCGGAGTCATATAACCATGAGGAGGTATTTCTAATTTAGTAATTATTGTATGGCCCGAATGATTagtacaaaacacaaataacaaaaaatgatcaaatcttCACACTGGAGAGCTGGAGTCAGttttatttggcatttttgctttgcACCATAAATAATAAACTACTAATCGATCATAATTgtcattcatttaattttctttcaggTCTAGTTACAAGGTTATGAAAGTTACTACAATTCTGTGCACTTAAATGCACAAATAGTCATCAATCCAGCTGATCAGGCTGTGGCATGTCTGATCTCCTCCCAGGTGTGCCTGGATCTGGTCAggctcctccacttcctgtcccaGTCTCCTCTGGGCTCCGTGGCTCTGCTGGACTTCCAGCCCCGACAGTTTGTCACCGTGTCCGGCGAGCTGAAGCTCACAGACCTGGATGACGCCAGCGCTGAGGAGACCCCCTGTCAGACAGACGCAGACTGCACCCTCCAGTTTCCACACAGAAATTTCACTCTGCCGTGCTCGGCCCGGGGAGTGTGTGAGGGCCTGAGTGAGAAGAGGAACATTTACAACGCCTATAGGTAAGAAAAGCGACAGTTTTACTACATGATAGACGTGTGATGGATAGATAGATTAGCAGCTACAAGGATGATTACTTAAATATAGGTTCAGCTGACATCTAAAATGTTGTTGATAGTGAAGACGTACAGCAGGAAATTTGCGGTTTGATGGAGGGAGGTGTGATGAATAAATTGGTAgtttcagtggaaaaaagaagTGCTTTCTGCTTAAAAAGCCTTCAGATTTTTGACAGCTTTATGGACTGTGTTTGCCTTTACACCAGTGTGAGACAAGACATGTTCTGTGGGAACTATGCGATGGggcttgtctgtctttctgtgcgTCTGAATGGGTTGTCTTTGCCTCAGGTATTTTTTCACCTACCTGCTGCCTCACCAGGCCCCACCCGGGCTCACACACCTGGTAGACCACATCATGAActccacaggtgaggaggagagacgtcTTAACACGATGCGACGCTAACTGTTGAAGATCAGAAAGCAAATCTTTCCATCATTTCAGTCGTGTAATGACACGCCTCGCCCTAAGTGCTTCTTTTAATGAGCTCGACAAGATGCTTCATGACATGTAAAGCATGTATAGTAACGAACACAATTTGTTCTGTGCTGAGATCACACGTATCTCAACAaaatgaggggggaaaaaatcatcACATGGTGGATGAGTATGATTTTATGCCTGTAGTCGGTTAGATCTTTTACAAGATTtaatgcattgtgtgtgtccaggGGAGCTgaaagctgacatcaatcaaaCGCTGGAGGCCTTTGaacacatcctcctcctctataAGTCTGGCCTGCACCTGGACAACCTGCCTCCATCAATAATCAGAGGTAAGAGCTCGTGGAATGAAGGCTGCTTTTTATGAAGTACAGTGGGCCCTCTTGTCGGCTCTTTTCTCGGAGAGAAtgcttggcttttttttttattcccccCCCTTTTAGAGAAAACTCAGTCTACacctctgttttcattttgtatcctcaaaaaaaatgaaagggggTGTTTCTCCCGCTCAGGCTGTTTTGACAGGTTTATTAGGCAGCTGGAATGAGAGGACAAGACCAACAAAGTGGGATTAATCCTGCATGTCTCTGGCTCAGGGAGCACAGTCAGcgttcatttaaaaaaacagtgcTGGGATTACATCGAGTTATTCTTTACACAAGAAATCTCCTGTTTGGTCTGTTTGCCTTTGAGTCATATGGAGATTTTTTGCGAACTTCTCGTCTGACTTTTGCATTCTTCATACAAAAAATCTAGCGAACACATTTTCGCCTTTAGAGAAAAGTTATACTCAGTAATTCCTTAGCAAACTTTCTGTCCCTCTTTTGTATTCTGTCAGTATAAGCAGTGAAagtccttcattttctctcccttgAACTCGCCTCCACTCACTCCACTGCTGCCCCATCACCCCTCCCGCcgttcctctcagctctatgAAATATTAATAACAGAATGACTGGCTGCGTTCCTGTGGTGAGATTTTCCGTCCCCCAGATGCTGGACTGTTTATATAGCAGCGCTTTGTGAATTTAATCACAGATTCAGGGTAAAGAGGCCAGGGCGCTGAGGCTGACACCAGGAGGGAATGTTTTAGCTTAACAAGGAGGTGCCATGAGTcaaccctgctgctgctgctgctgctgctgtgtgtgataaGACCTTAAAaagaatgtgtgcgtgtgttattTCACCATATTGTGGGGTTTGTTGAAACAGAGGTGGTTTTCGGTGGAGGAAGcctgtttacatttttaatttcgTTAAGTTTAATCTAGTTTATCTcaatttagcttagcttagtttggTTTAGTTTATAGTTTGGCATATTGGTAGTACATGTATTCACTTTCTTGTCCAGATGAGACGATAAATACCACTCTAGTATATGTCTGCTAAGGTAAATTACAGCTAGCAGCCACTTAGCTTATCATACACTGTCTATGATAAACTAAGCTAAGCGTGTATGATACACACTgtaaacagggaaacagctagcctgactctgtccaaaggtttAAAAAATCTACGTGCCAACACCTCTAAGGCTCactaattagcattagcattagcctcTGCTGGCTGCACTTCTTGAGGAAGTTACCGCCATTAGTCAAAATAAAGTCCAGCACATAACGAACCAAAACAATTGTATTTATACAGGAAGCAGCTGGATGGTTTAGATTGCTTTAGTTTTACACATTTATAGCAtaattttggggaaaaaaaatacttttccttttcattattgtttttgCTGAGAGTTAGTTCGTATGTTAGTTTGTATGTTTTGctagcagccggttagcttagcctgTCGGAAATGGGGAAAACCGCAggcctgtctctgtccaaaggcCATTTTAGAGGGAAGTTGCTTGTCCCTGACAAAAAATAGACCAGCGCATAACCCGCCATAAAGTGGTGAACTGCTGTTTACACTTAATTAAGCAATTGAGATAATgggttaattagtgagcttgtGGTGCTGGTAGGTTTTTTTTTACCGCTAGACAGAGAAAAGCTAGaatgtttctctgtctccagtctttatgctaagctaacctaacTAGCTGCTGGCATTAGCTTCATGTTGCATAGACATGAGAGAATCTGTCATCTAACTCATACAAAGAAAGCAAATCCGCGTATTTCCCAAAGtttagtttttaaatgattaAGCAACtagtggagaaaaacaaacaatcaaagaTTGTGCAGTTGACACACAGACTCATTAACATTCCTCCcctcaaaagagaaaaaactaTAATTGAAGCCAAAGACAAAATTAAGCTGATAAAAGAAGCCAAATGGCAACACAGCTCAAAGACGAAATCAGtataatagtgtgtgtgtgtgtgtgtgtgtgtgtgtgaaaatgaaattgctGTCAGATGGAGATTCATTGGTAATGTGGACATAACTTTTCCACCGTTGAGATCATGTACGAAGGTGGAGGCCAGAATCTGGTAACGACGTAGTTTCTTAAAATGGCTCTTGCTGCAAGTATGAATTTAGTCATGTGCTAAAAGGAAAAGAGTAAATTCATTTAGGTCCTGAGCACTGTCCTAAATATTCTTTATACTTATGAAAGGAAAGCTTGTTTCCCGAGCTTCTTCTTAAACATTTAGAGCTTATTTTAATACTgtatgtctctgtctcagcagcTGAGGCCTCACTCCCCAGCAgacctcattttttttctcccctgaGAAGGATCCTCGAAACACTCCTTCTCCTTGTTCCCTTTTCTCGGGCCCAGAAGGCAGATCCTCGTGTCTTTTTCCTCTTAACAatacccccccacacacaccggCTCCTGCCATTTAAGAAGGTTAACAGTTTGTAACAGTGTGCCTCCTCCGTACGGACTCATAGACGAGGCTTTTGTCCtgttgtggagtgtgtgtgcgtgcatgcatgcatgcgtgtgtgtgtgtgtgtgtgtgtgtgtgtgtgcatgtgcaggcacatgtgtgcatgctgctTTCTCATGGCTCCTGCTAATGTGTAGCAGATGATTTAAGGCCAGATCCACAAGACGTCTGAAAGAGTTATAATGATGAATGCAATGTAAATGTTGGGCAGGAGAGAGGTGAAGTGATTTTTCAGTGTGGAAAAACAGATTGTGAGGGAAAAGCTCAAAATGGAGTCAAATTGAGgttattttcttttcacagagGCTCTAATAGATGTAGAAGCTTCTTCTGTCTTTGCTAAAACAATTTGGTGATCAATTTATCGGTAAAGAATCAGGTCGTTCCAGATTCTCActtgtgaggatttgcttcATTTCTTTTGTGCTGGTGAGTGTAAAATATACCATCTTTCATCAGACAAAACAGGCAATTTGAAGACGTCATCTTGGTCTctgggaagttttttttttcattttctcataatTTACAGACAAGCCCTATTGTGGTATCTAGGTAATACTAGACAGGTAATATTAATCTACTAGTAGACTCGGACCTCGAGTAATTTGTAATAATTGTGGACGTCATCTATGATCTTACTCCAGTGCCATGTCTGTAATTTGTAAAGTAAAAATCCCACCACAAATAACCATAACCATTTTGCcaaacacagaggtcatgtgatAACTGTAGTCCTCTGCAAAACAGCATCttgttgatttctttttctttggtcttctttttttctcttttttttttgcaaggtttctgttttctctgcacctttttttcctttcctggtCGAGAATTATGGACTCTGTCTTGGCAATTATGAAATGAAAGCTTTGACAGCATTTCCGGTGCATGTTCAGGAGGCTCGTCGCTCTTGTCATTCAGGAAACGGATGTTAGGCAGAGCCTCGCAATCATGTCTGGAGGATAATGTCAGTACATTGGagtaaaatacacattttgctTATCCAAATGTGCTGCATGAAACACAGATGTGGGGAGGTAATTTCTAAATCACACGAGGTCCCCTGGCAATACTCGTACTCTGCAAATGGGGCTTAAGAAAACAACTGGCAGATTTATCCATAATTAAAGTTTTGTTCAGTGCAGTCCTACTTGTCATAAAAACTggcagcaaaaatgaaaaagtaaatcTGAAGGTTCATTTATTAACCTTTTGTCAACATGTACATGCtcagaaatagaaaaatatttatcttttcagGCACATTTCACTTAATTTCCATATGCAATATATGTACGttttcacaacacacacgcCTATGTAAATTTATACTTATTAGTAATTTTGTATCATGATAAAAGACAGCCTTTCTTTGGTGAACAGGTTCGCAACAAACCACATCCTTCTGTCGCTGCTACTGCCAGCAAATGGCCACTAGACATTATAATCAGTGTAAAAAGGCTGAATATAAGTCAATATATCTTTCACCCTCCAAGACAGTACGAGCTCTATAGTTGCTGCTGTATTTTCACCTTCAACCTGTTTTCCGGGTTGTTGTGCATGTTCTTATCTGTATTCTCTTCATTCGCTGCCGCACAGTATCCGTTTCCCCCTcagggatcattaaagtttcatcttctCCTCAGAGAGCGCTTCAAAATCTTTCAGTAGCCTCATGTATTGAAGTGGCATCTCCTCTTCTGTGGTTAGATTACACCGTGATGCGAGGCATGGGGACCTCTGGGAACGGCGAGTATCGCTGCTGGCCGTCCTACAGCCAGCAGAGCTGCGTGCTGTCGGTCCACAGCGCCAGAGAGGCAGCGTACATCTGCAACTCCCATTCTCAGTGCGGCAGCTTCACTCTGACGGGACAGAGGACGTGGACTGGTTAGTAAAGACGCACGTGaattcctcctttcttttcatctgtcctgaatttagtttttaattaaagacCCTCTTTCcagctcactttttttttcagattaaaaCTCGTTATATAAATGAGATCAGCCTCAAATACTGAAAACGCTCTATAGTAAACAGGTATAATTGCCCAGTAAATCGTGTCTGTCACATGATGCTGAGTAAACAGCTGCCGCTCCTTTAATCTTTAGTGAAGCTTTTGAATGTTGAACTGTGTACAGTTATTAAGGATATCAAGTCAAAACATGTTAAGTTTTCtatgctgctgatgtgttgaACGTGGCTCTTTTTCTGTGCAGGTCGCCTCCTGGCCTCTttcaggagcagcttcagtcatCTGGTGCCTGATGGGACATCAGAGGTGTATGTGAAGAAAACCAAAGCTCCTGACACGTCCACAGCGTGACGCAAGCAACAAACAGAACAGTCCTGTTACGGTCGAGTCATTATGGAGCAGGATGAGAGCATCACACGCAGTCGGTGATGTGAAGCAAAGCCAAATGTTGCGTCCACCTCGTGAACACGTTGAACGCAGCTCGGTTCTGTGGATTTGCAGGAGAAACGTAGAGGCCGGGCCGAGGAGGAGGCATTTGAAGTGAGGCAAGTGAATGTGATGTATTTATAGGGCTTCTGCTCAGTGACTGTTTGATGTGCCTGCCAGCTCACTGCCTCTGCCAACAACTATTTAAAGGGATTTCCCTTCAGGTACAATTAAGGAGGGGAGAGCCTTGTGCCCTCTGcgtgttttttacttttttctacCTTGTCTTTACTTGCCATGTGTGTTGGCTTTCCTTGTGAGGCTGGGTCCCCGTTGTAGGATTTTTAAGCCAAAGAGGTAAGAAGAACAGCCGTTGCAGCTCAGCGTTTGAAGCCTGAGGacgaga
This window of the Chaetodon auriga isolate fChaAug3 chromosome 14, fChaAug3.hap1, whole genome shotgun sequence genome carries:
- the pkdccb gene encoding extracellular tyrosine-protein kinase PKDCC — encoded protein: MAGMGNSLRAAALLAFVVLSILVSLLISSVQQFGARVYHYSNATLAGDEGEFASLRGALIYQLNERRKEIIPLLLPTADEDGENELFVEGRHSTQHDQALDSTLDYSLWSEIAHGSRKAHMDELDCDSLVDMQAVEVLGSGYTKLVVKVNLAGGQPVALKLVNEQGIDMGKCVKDFKDPQGCRELVSYKLKKEIVLLQRLQHPNVIKLKGHCAGDAGGRGGEGGRVTVILEQGNPLQMIQLLQSPWEDRFRVCLDLVRLLHFLSQSPLGSVALLDFQPRQFVTVSGELKLTDLDDASAEETPCQTDADCTLQFPHRNFTLPCSARGVCEGLSEKRNIYNAYRYFFTYLLPHQAPPGLTHLVDHIMNSTGELKADINQTLEAFEHILLLYKSGLHLDNLPPSIIRDYTVMRGMGTSGNGEYRCWPSYSQQSCVLSVHSAREAAYICNSHSQCGSFTLTGQRTWTGRLLASFRSSFSHLVPDGTSEVYVKKTKAPDTSTA